GGGATTCTGTTCTCCATTGGTACACCAAAGGGGATAGGAAAGAGGGGAAGTTTGTAATTGAGAAATTGAAAAATGATTATTGGGATGAAGTGCAAATGGTTCGACCCAAAGGTAGGTTCAATGGAGCAACCTATGCTTATATTCCTAAGTTAGCAGATGGTGGAAATAAATTTCGCATTCGCTATGAATTACCAGATGGTCGATATCTTTACTCCGAAGAAATCGAATACTATCATTATCCAATAGGTGTCACGTTTTCGCCTAAAGTAGTTACGAACATGATGTATTTCTCACGTGAAGCCCGCTACGAGATCATGAATAGCAGCGGAGAGATTATCCTTCAGGGAACGGCCAAGGAAATTCCCTTACGCCGTTTGGAACCTGGTGATTATTCTATCAATTTGGAAGGCGAATTAGACAGTTTCGTCAAAAAGTAAATACAGCTTTTAGTTGATGATATCTATTCCGAAGAAGTTGTTTAGAACTACCAAAACGAATAGAAGTGCTAGTAAGACCGGACAAACATAACTTACTGTAATGTTAATGAAGGTCTTGAGCCATGAAGAAGAGTATCCTTCATTTCCTTGTTCTAGTTCTTCATGTAGATTTTCTTTTTTCCAAACGTAGGCCGCAAATGTTACAATCAAACATCCACCCAGCAACAAGGAAATATCAGCCAAATGCCCAAGGAAGGTCATGAAGTCAGTCGGTTCTTCTGCTCCGATATAATGAATGAATTTGGTGAAAAACTCGCTATATCCATTGCCTACTAAGGAAGGAAGTCCTGCTGTAAAAATGATCAATGCCATAATAATAACAGCCTTGTTTCTTTTTACTTTGAACTCATCCACAATGTAGGCCACAGGAACTTCCAGTAGGGATACAGTAGAAGTCAATGCAGCGAAAGATAGCAATAGGAAGAAGAATGCACCTAAAACTATACCTAAGACTGGTCCTAAAGATTCGAAAACACCTGGAAGGGTCACGAATATCAAGCCAGCACCTCCTTGTATATTACTCATATCGCCACCTGTACTATATGCGACCAGTGGGAAAAGCATCAACCCTGCGAAAAAAGCGATACCCACATCGAATAGGGTGATTGAGGCTGCCGAGCTTACAATGTTTTCATTTTTGGAAAGGTAGCTACCGTAGGTGATCAAAGCTCCCATACCTAATGAGAGTGAGAAAAAGGCCTGACGCAAAGCTCCACCAATTACTCTAAGGTTGATTTCAGAAAATTCCGGTACCAAATAGTATTCGATACCGATCATGGCATTGGGCAAGGTGAATGAATAGGCAAGAATACCTAAGATCATAACGATCAGGGTTGGCATCAATATTTTTGCGGCTTTTTCAATCCCACCGGCAATACCTTTTGAAACAATGAAGGCTGTCGCTCCCATGAATAGCACTGCATACAACCCAATTTGCCATATGTTGGTAATGTAGCTTCCGAAGTTGTTGCCAATGTCGAAGTTGCCCTGAGCCATCTCTAAAAAGTAGCCGAATGCCCAGCCTGCAACCACATTATAGAAAGAAAGTATGATGATACCGCTGACGATTCCTAATATGCCGAGATATTTCCATTTAGGGAAGCCTAATGCTACAAATGCACCCGCTGGGTTCTTTTCGGTTTTTCGACCGATGGCTACCTCAGTAACCATCACAGGGAAGCACAGAGCAAAACAAAAGATCAAGTATAAGACCACAAAGACAGCACCACCGCCAGCTTCTACCTCGAAGGGGAACTTCCAAATGTTACCCAATCCCACTGCAGAACCTGCAGCTGCTAAAATAAAACCTAATCGATTGCTAAAATTTCCTCTTGCGG
This is a stretch of genomic DNA from Reichenbachiella ulvae. It encodes these proteins:
- a CDS encoding sodium-dependent transporter, coding for MAARGNFSNRLGFILAAAGSAVGLGNIWKFPFEVEAGGGAVFVVLYLIFCFALCFPVMVTEVAIGRKTEKNPAGAFVALGFPKWKYLGILGIVSGIIILSFYNVVAGWAFGYFLEMAQGNFDIGNNFGSYITNIWQIGLYAVLFMGATAFIVSKGIAGGIEKAAKILMPTLIVMILGILAYSFTLPNAMIGIEYYLVPEFSEINLRVIGGALRQAFFSLSLGMGALITYGSYLSKNENIVSSAASITLFDVGIAFFAGLMLFPLVAYSTGGDMSNIQGGAGLIFVTLPGVFESLGPVLGIVLGAFFFLLLSFAALTSTVSLLEVPVAYIVDEFKVKRNKAVIIMALIIFTAGLPSLVGNGYSEFFTKFIHYIGAEEPTDFMTFLGHLADISLLLGGCLIVTFAAYVWKKENLHEELEQGNEGYSSSWLKTFINITVSYVCPVLLALLFVLVVLNNFFGIDIIN